From Hymenobacter sedentarius, a single genomic window includes:
- a CDS encoding integrase core domain-containing protein — MHADQDSQYAATRFKDLLARHGALPSMSRCGNCYNNAHAESFWSRLKTELLDGGVFPGLAEARLEISHYIAYYNAERRHTALGYQSPNHFESHLQTMS, encoded by the coding sequence GTGCACGCCGACCAGGACAGCCAGTACGCGGCCACCCGATTCAAGGACCTGCTGGCCCGGCACGGGGCCTTGCCGAGCATGAGCCGGTGTGGCAACTGCTACAACAACGCCCACGCCGAATCGTTTTGGAGCCGGCTGAAAACCGAACTGCTCGACGGCGGCGTCTTCCCCGGCCTGGCCGAAGCCCGGCTCGAAATCAGCCACTACATCGCTTACTACAACGCCGAACGCCGCCACACCGCCCTCGGCTACCAATCACCCAACCACTTCGAATCCCACCTCCAAACCATGTCCTAA
- a CDS encoding ferredoxin--NADP reductase, with amino-acid sequence MQDIYQVLTVREVHSPTPRARTLVLEPQPGETLRYEPGQYLTLVHPQYGGEVRRSYSFNSTPVLHEPPAITVKRVDNGLFSRWLVDQIQVDDQVHTSGVGGFFTLPPNPDDYDQLILLAAGSGITPIFSLLKTALHAHPHLRVLLFYSNRSAAETLFLVELEDLAQRLPGQLHIELFYSDNPLLYRAHLHKELLETLVKEQAPYAPGRTLGYLCGPLNYMRMGTYGLHEAGLPLSHIRRELFYTGADVRAPVLPPDTAPHRVGVRARGQLHELLVQYPDTILQAAKRQGLHLPYSCEVGQCGNCAVRCTQGRVWMATNEVLTDRELARGLVLTCTGYPVGGDVELDFDGH; translated from the coding sequence ATGCAGGATATCTATCAGGTGCTGACTGTGCGGGAGGTGCACTCGCCCACGCCCCGGGCCCGGACGCTGGTGCTGGAGCCCCAGCCCGGCGAAACCCTGCGCTACGAGCCCGGCCAGTACCTGACCCTGGTGCACCCGCAGTATGGAGGCGAAGTACGCCGGTCGTACTCGTTCAACTCCACGCCGGTGCTGCACGAGCCGCCCGCCATCACCGTGAAGCGCGTTGACAACGGCTTGTTTTCGCGCTGGCTCGTCGACCAAATCCAGGTGGACGACCAGGTACACACCAGCGGGGTCGGGGGCTTCTTCACCCTGCCGCCTAACCCAGACGACTACGACCAGCTCATTCTGCTGGCGGCCGGCAGCGGCATCACGCCGATTTTCTCGCTGCTCAAAACGGCGCTTCATGCCCACCCGCACCTGCGGGTGCTGCTGTTCTACAGCAACCGCTCGGCGGCCGAAACCCTGTTTCTGGTGGAGCTCGAGGATTTGGCTCAACGACTCCCCGGGCAGCTGCATATTGAGCTGTTTTACAGCGATAACCCTTTGCTGTACCGCGCCCACCTCCACAAAGAGCTGCTCGAAACGCTGGTGAAGGAGCAAGCCCCGTACGCGCCCGGCCGCACCTTGGGCTACCTCTGCGGGCCGCTGAACTACATGCGCATGGGCACCTACGGCCTGCACGAGGCCGGCCTGCCGCTCAGCCACATCCGCCGGGAACTGTTTTACACCGGGGCCGATGTGCGGGCCCCGGTGCTACCGCCCGATACCGCGCCGCACCGGGTGGGGGTACGGGCGCGCGGCCAGCTCCACGAGCTGCTTGTGCAATACCCCGACACCATTTTGCAGGCGGCCAAGCGCCAGGGCCTGCACCTGCCCTACAGCTGCGAGGTGGGCCAGTGCGGCAACTGCGCCGTGCGCTGCACCCAAGGCCGCGTGTGGATGGCCACCAACGAAGTGCTGACCGACCGCGAGCTGGCCCGCGGCCTGGTCCTGACCTGCACTGGCTACCCCGTGGGCGGCGACGTTGAGCTTGATTTTGACGGCCATTAA
- a CDS encoding TSUP family transporter translates to MTRPKSPHASPTTANALFPVFLRLEKFRVLLVGGGQVALEKLTAILHNSPETAVTVVAPDPLPALQALVGQHPRVQLHARPYQDDDLEGQDFLFVATDDEALNHRIKAAAATRHLLTNVANAPEACDFYMASVVQKGDLKVAISTNGMLPTVAKRLRSVLEEALPGELHTLLQHMTVIRTRLTGDFASRIKALNAATAELAYGPAYESPATAYWRRIATGALLTFALFILINIASYYVTLAQVVAVLRGSGTFYMFVAVGFAAQLIDGLLGMGYGVVSAISLMSLGLNPVAVSASIHTAEVFASGASGYQHYRFGNVNKRLFRVLLLPGVAGSISGALVLAHFGEQYANWVKPLLAVYLLILGIRILNKALRTQPQQRRKVKHAGWLAGAGGFLDSFGGGGWGPLVTSTLIATGRTPQYVIGTVSLVEFFVTFASAFTFFTLIGISHWQIVAGLIVGGVAAAPIAARLAGRIPTRWMFQGVGLMVICWSLWALRKLF, encoded by the coding sequence GTGACCAGACCGAAATCGCCCCATGCTTCCCCGACGACGGCCAATGCGCTGTTTCCGGTGTTCCTGCGGCTGGAGAAGTTTCGGGTGCTGCTGGTGGGCGGCGGGCAGGTGGCCCTCGAAAAGCTCACGGCCATCCTGCACAACAGCCCCGAAACGGCCGTGACAGTCGTAGCGCCAGACCCGCTGCCCGCGCTGCAGGCCCTGGTGGGCCAGCATCCACGGGTGCAGCTCCACGCCCGTCCGTACCAAGACGACGACCTGGAAGGCCAGGATTTCCTGTTTGTGGCCACCGACGACGAGGCGCTCAACCACCGCATCAAAGCCGCTGCTGCCACTCGTCACCTTCTCACCAACGTAGCCAACGCGCCGGAGGCCTGCGACTTCTACATGGCCTCGGTGGTGCAGAAAGGCGATTTGAAAGTGGCCATCTCCACCAACGGCATGCTGCCCACCGTGGCCAAGCGCCTGCGCAGCGTGCTGGAAGAAGCCCTGCCCGGCGAGCTGCACACGCTCCTGCAGCACATGACCGTCATTCGCACCCGACTCACCGGCGATTTCGCCAGCAGAATCAAGGCGTTGAACGCCGCCACGGCCGAGCTGGCCTATGGCCCGGCCTACGAGTCGCCGGCCACGGCCTACTGGCGGCGCATTGCCACGGGCGCGCTGCTCACGTTTGCCCTGTTTATTCTCATCAACATTGCGTCTTACTACGTCACGCTGGCGCAGGTAGTGGCGGTGCTGCGGGGCTCGGGTACCTTCTATATGTTCGTGGCCGTCGGCTTCGCAGCCCAATTAATTGACGGGCTGCTGGGCATGGGCTACGGGGTGGTGTCGGCCATCAGCCTCATGTCGCTGGGGCTGAACCCGGTGGCGGTGAGCGCCAGCATCCACACGGCCGAGGTATTTGCCAGTGGGGCCTCGGGCTACCAGCACTACCGCTTCGGCAACGTCAACAAGCGCCTGTTTCGGGTGCTGCTGCTGCCCGGCGTGGCCGGCTCCATTAGTGGGGCCCTGGTGCTGGCGCATTTTGGCGAGCAGTATGCCAATTGGGTGAAGCCGCTGCTGGCCGTCTACCTGCTTATTCTAGGCATCCGCATCCTGAACAAGGCGCTGCGCACGCAGCCGCAGCAGCGGCGCAAAGTGAAGCACGCCGGCTGGCTGGCCGGGGCCGGCGGCTTTTTGGATTCGTTTGGCGGCGGGGGCTGGGGCCCGCTGGTAACGAGCACGCTCATCGCCACGGGCCGCACGCCGCAATATGTCATCGGCACGGTCAGCCTGGTCGAGTTCTTTGTGACTTTCGCCAGCGCCTTCACCTTCTTCACGCTCATCGGCATCTCCCACTGGCAGATTGTGGCCGGCCTGATTGTCGGCGGCGTGGCGGCGGCCCCGATTGCAGCCCGACTGGCTGGGCGCATCCCCACCCGCTGGATGTTCCAGGGCGTGGGCCTGATGGTTATTTGCTGGAGCCTCTGGGCCCTGCGCAAGCTTTTCTAA
- a CDS encoding DNA/RNA non-specific endonuclease produces the protein MNALHQLLRCGLLLLALAGAAACESAEPAPQDGLVEHLALGNPSGATTDASFPNNYLLVKPQYVVGYSRDQGKPNWVSWHLSADWLGSAARQDDFRPDADLPAGWYQATASSYSGSGFDRGHNCPSADRTRTAADNSATFLMTNMMPQAPRNNQQTWASLEEYCRTLVGQGKELYIMAGSYGRGGTGANGYATTLDQGRITVPAHCWKVVVVLTSGTNDASRVTSATRVIAVDIPNDNGLNASWAQYRTKVDAIEAATGLDVLSEVTPAVQKAIEARVDTGPTN, from the coding sequence ATGAATGCGCTCCATCAGCTGCTGCGTTGCGGCCTGCTCCTGCTGGCCTTGGCCGGCGCCGCGGCTTGCGAATCGGCGGAGCCAGCCCCGCAGGACGGCTTGGTCGAACACCTGGCCCTGGGCAATCCCAGCGGCGCTACGACTGATGCCAGCTTTCCGAACAACTACCTGTTGGTGAAGCCCCAATACGTGGTGGGGTACAGCCGCGACCAGGGCAAGCCCAACTGGGTGAGCTGGCACCTCAGCGCCGACTGGCTCGGGAGCGCCGCGCGGCAGGACGACTTCCGGCCCGATGCCGACCTGCCCGCCGGCTGGTACCAGGCCACGGCCAGCAGCTACAGCGGCTCGGGTTTCGACCGCGGCCACAACTGCCCCTCCGCCGACCGCACGCGAACGGCGGCCGACAACTCGGCTACGTTCCTCATGACCAACATGATGCCCCAGGCCCCGCGCAACAACCAGCAAACCTGGGCCAGCCTGGAAGAGTACTGCCGCACCTTGGTGGGCCAGGGCAAAGAACTCTACATAATGGCTGGCAGCTACGGCCGCGGCGGCACCGGCGCCAATGGCTACGCCACCACCCTCGATCAAGGCCGCATTACCGTGCCCGCCCACTGCTGGAAGGTGGTCGTCGTGCTCACGAGCGGGACCAACGACGCCAGCCGGGTAACCAGTGCCACGCGGGTAATTGCCGTCGACATCCCCAACGACAACGGCCTGAATGCCAGCTGGGCCCAGTACCGAACCAAGGTTGATGCCATTGAAGCCGCCACTGGCTTGGATGTTCTTTCGGAAGTAACTCCCGCCGTTCAGAAAGCCATAGAAGCCCGAGTAGATACCGGCCCGACGAATTGA
- a CDS encoding amidohydrolase: MKKLSIFCLLGIGLLAARPALPPAPVKGLKSIKAQALRELQAQYSDYKQVALRIWGFAEVGYKETQSSALLQKTLRDNGFEVQAGVADIPTAFVATYGSGQPVIGVLAEFDALPGLSQQAVPEKKPVAGLDAGHGCGHNLFGTASVAAGIEIKKLLQEGKLRGTIKVYGTPAEEGGSGKVYMVRAGLFNGVDAVVHWHPGNENRAMMNNYLANTSAKFRFHGVASHAAMSPERGRSALDAVEAMDNMVNMMREHVPQETRIHYVITNGGKAPNVVPDYAEVYYYVRHPNRENVKDIFARVVKAAEGAALGTGTTMDYELIGGTHDLLLNETLARALQTNLEQVGGVRYSPEELAFGKQIQASLGFAVPAVETAGGVSPFTTRDGGGSTDVGDVSYVVPTVGLEAATWIPGTPAHSWQAVACSGLEVGTKGMMVAAKTMTLTAIDLFGDPALLAKAKTEFKQDVGSYVYKPLLGDRKPALNYRD, encoded by the coding sequence ATGAAAAAGCTTTCCATCTTTTGCCTGCTGGGAATTGGGCTGCTGGCGGCCCGCCCGGCGCTGCCACCCGCCCCGGTTAAGGGGCTGAAATCCATTAAAGCGCAGGCCCTGCGGGAACTGCAGGCCCAGTACTCCGACTACAAGCAGGTGGCGCTGCGCATCTGGGGCTTCGCCGAAGTGGGGTACAAGGAAACCCAAAGCTCGGCCTTGCTGCAGAAGACCCTGCGCGACAACGGCTTCGAGGTACAGGCCGGGGTGGCCGACATTCCCACGGCCTTCGTGGCGACTTACGGCAGCGGCCAGCCGGTCATCGGCGTTCTGGCCGAGTTTGATGCCTTGCCGGGGTTATCGCAGCAGGCCGTGCCCGAGAAAAAGCCCGTGGCGGGCCTGGATGCGGGCCACGGCTGCGGGCACAATCTCTTTGGCACGGCCAGCGTGGCCGCAGGCATTGAGATTAAGAAGCTGCTGCAGGAAGGCAAGCTGCGGGGCACCATTAAGGTGTACGGCACGCCCGCCGAAGAAGGCGGCAGCGGCAAAGTGTACATGGTGCGGGCCGGGTTATTCAACGGCGTAGACGCGGTGGTGCACTGGCACCCGGGCAACGAGAACCGGGCCATGATGAACAACTACCTGGCCAACACCTCGGCCAAGTTCCGCTTTCACGGCGTGGCCTCGCACGCGGCCATGTCGCCGGAGCGCGGCCGCAGCGCGCTCGATGCCGTGGAAGCCATGGACAACATGGTGAACATGATGCGCGAACACGTGCCGCAGGAAACGCGCATTCACTACGTCATCACCAACGGCGGCAAAGCGCCCAACGTGGTGCCCGACTACGCCGAAGTGTATTACTACGTGCGGCACCCCAACCGGGAAAACGTGAAAGACATCTTTGCCCGCGTGGTGAAAGCTGCCGAAGGGGCCGCGCTGGGCACCGGCACCACCATGGATTACGAACTCATTGGCGGCACGCACGACCTGCTGCTCAACGAAACCCTGGCCCGCGCCCTGCAAACCAATCTGGAGCAGGTGGGCGGCGTGCGCTACAGCCCGGAGGAGCTAGCGTTTGGCAAGCAAATCCAGGCCTCGCTGGGCTTTGCCGTGCCGGCCGTGGAGACGGCCGGTGGCGTATCGCCCTTCACCACCCGCGACGGCGGCGGCAGCACCGACGTGGGCGATGTGAGCTACGTGGTGCCCACCGTAGGCCTGGAGGCCGCCACCTGGATTCCGGGCACGCCGGCGCACAGCTGGCAGGCGGTGGCCTGCAGCGGCCTCGAAGTGGGCACCAAGGGCATGATGGTGGCTGCCAAAACCATGACGCTGACTGCCATCGACCTTTTTGGCGACCCGGCGTTGCTTGCGAAGGCCAAAACCGAGTTCAAGCAGGACGTGGGCAGCTACGTATACAAGCCCCTGCTGGGCGACCGCAAACCGGCCCTCAATTACCGGGATTAG
- a CDS encoding carboxypeptidase regulatory-like domain-containing protein, whose translation MRSFTVLTASFLTCLFTLITATSHAQIALASNRSLASSNPRGTTNTTPTPTAEPTKMMTLVGKITNPAGVLPGAVVILTGTKQMAVTNAEGEFQFTVPANAGPLAARVTYAGYADESTTLNAAASSSTVNLANATVIVVPRKHQLKAYLKTARKQVKRSRKQIRK comes from the coding sequence ATGCGCTCTTTCACTGTCCTCACCGCCTCTTTTCTAACTTGCCTTTTCACCCTGATTACTGCCACCTCGCACGCTCAAATCGCCCTTGCCAGCAACCGCAGCTTGGCGTCGAGCAACCCGCGAGGCACCACCAACACCACGCCAACGCCCACCGCCGAGCCCACGAAAATGATGACGCTGGTGGGCAAAATCACCAACCCGGCCGGCGTACTGCCCGGCGCCGTGGTTATCCTGACGGGCACCAAGCAAATGGCCGTGACCAACGCCGAAGGCGAATTCCAGTTCACTGTCCCGGCCAATGCGGGCCCCCTCGCCGCCCGGGTCACCTATGCCGGCTACGCCGACGAGTCCACAACTCTAAACGCCGCCGCTTCTAGCTCAACCGTGAACCTGGCTAATGCGACGGTCATCGTGGTGCCGCGCAAGCACCAGCTCAAAGCCTACCTCAAAACTGCCCGCAAGCAGGTGAAGCGCAGCCGCAAGCAAATCCGCAAATAA
- a CDS encoding response regulator — translation MLSTTSHPASASHNEAFAQAQQIHAALSEALARFPAAGEAEAQQFSLLLDLLPEGVVLFGTDGRIEVLNQRFFALCNLPDAPAEWRGRALAELLAHVQPQVLARVPHEGGETLPLRSGRVVASSTQPEPATTGRPARQLLCLTDETDATQRFQLLAELEAVARIPQQNPYPVLRLAASGRQLYANSAARQLGLGLAPAERISWQRALAAQALAQCTPSKEEGALGQRWFSVHAEPFVAEGNINLYVFETTARVRAEQQLQEQQRFYETILNELPAEVFVVDHQYRYRFVNPAAVPDAELRQWILGVLLVEDNEINREVARFMLEEWGVILEEAVDGEKGLRLLTDHVYDVVLMDIQMPGLSGVEVTRAVRQLPDPVRAQVPILALTANAFREDNERYRAAGMNDCLAKPFEEEALYHKLNALRAAHHAPLRPHQAACHGPRPRSVCNQNHPLFPGQYASQPAPDAGCCMGRAVGKSSRAHPPRQAQLGGVGSGRSSECGNHSGKSPQLRPGHR, via the coding sequence ATGCTTTCTACAACTTCCCATCCTGCATCTGCTTCCCACAACGAAGCCTTTGCTCAGGCTCAACAGATCCACGCTGCCTTATCAGAGGCGCTGGCCCGCTTCCCCGCCGCGGGCGAAGCAGAAGCCCAGCAGTTCAGCCTGCTGCTTGACTTATTGCCGGAGGGCGTGGTGCTGTTCGGCACCGATGGGCGCATTGAAGTCCTCAACCAACGCTTCTTTGCCTTATGCAACCTGCCCGATGCCCCCGCCGAGTGGCGGGGCCGGGCCCTGGCCGAACTGCTGGCCCACGTGCAGCCCCAGGTGCTGGCCCGCGTGCCCCACGAGGGCGGCGAAACCCTACCCCTGCGCTCCGGGCGAGTGGTGGCCAGCAGCACCCAGCCCGAGCCCGCCACCACGGGCCGGCCGGCACGGCAGCTGCTGTGCCTTACCGACGAAACCGATGCCACCCAGCGCTTCCAGCTCCTGGCCGAGCTGGAAGCCGTTGCCCGCATTCCGCAGCAGAACCCGTACCCGGTGTTGCGCCTCGCGGCTTCGGGCCGCCAGCTCTATGCCAACAGCGCCGCCCGGCAACTGGGCCTCGGGCTGGCGCCGGCCGAGCGTATAAGCTGGCAGCGGGCACTGGCGGCGCAGGCCCTGGCCCAGTGCACTCCTTCTAAAGAGGAGGGAGCCCTCGGCCAGCGCTGGTTCAGCGTGCACGCCGAGCCGTTTGTCGCCGAGGGCAACATCAACCTGTACGTATTCGAAACCACGGCCCGCGTCCGGGCCGAGCAGCAGCTGCAGGAACAGCAGCGATTCTACGAAACCATCCTCAACGAGTTGCCCGCCGAGGTATTCGTGGTCGACCACCAGTACCGCTACCGGTTTGTAAACCCGGCCGCCGTGCCCGATGCCGAGCTGCGGCAGTGGATACTGGGCGTGCTGCTGGTGGAGGACAACGAAATCAACCGCGAAGTAGCCCGCTTTATGCTCGAGGAGTGGGGCGTTATCCTGGAAGAAGCCGTAGACGGCGAAAAAGGCCTGCGTCTGCTCACCGACCACGTGTACGACGTGGTGCTAATGGACATTCAGATGCCCGGCTTGAGCGGGGTGGAGGTAACCCGGGCCGTGCGCCAGCTGCCCGACCCCGTGCGGGCGCAGGTGCCCATCCTGGCGCTTACCGCCAACGCATTCCGGGAAGACAACGAGCGGTACCGTGCCGCCGGCATGAACGATTGCCTGGCCAAGCCTTTCGAGGAGGAAGCGCTCTACCACAAGCTGAATGCCCTACGCGCCGCGCACCACGCTCCCCTACGACCTCACCAAGCTGCGTGCCATGGCCCACGGCCGCGAAGCGTTTGTAACCAAAATCATCCGCTCTTTCCTGGCCAATACGCCAGCCAGCCTGCACCAGATGCAGGATGCTGCATGGGCCGGGCAGTGGGAAAAAGTAGCCGAGCTCACCCACCACGTCAAGCCCAACTTGGCGGCGTTGGGAGTGGCAGGAGTAGCGAGTGTGGTAACCATTCTGGAAAAAGCCCCCAACTCCGGCCAGGCCACCGCTGA
- a CDS encoding LytR/AlgR family response regulator transcription factor encodes MPAPPHDQHLFVKVNKKMVRVNFEELLFIEAMSDYSVLVLDKQKLIVYSTLKSLEERLPESFSARVHRSYIVNTRRIDVVEDHMLAFSKHEVPVSKSYQEGFYRRLRGI; translated from the coding sequence GTGCCGGCCCCGCCCCATGACCAGCACCTGTTCGTGAAGGTGAACAAGAAGATGGTGCGGGTGAATTTCGAAGAGCTGTTGTTCATCGAAGCCATGTCCGACTACTCGGTGCTGGTGCTGGATAAGCAAAAGCTCATTGTATACAGTACCCTCAAGAGTCTGGAGGAGCGTTTGCCAGAGTCCTTTTCTGCCCGCGTGCACCGCTCCTACATCGTCAACACCCGTCGCATCGACGTGGTAGAAGACCATATGTTGGCCTTCAGCAAGCATGAGGTACCGGTCAGCAAATCCTACCAAGAAGGCTTCTATCGCCGGCTGCGGGGAATTTAA
- a CDS encoding LytR/AlgR family response regulator transcription factor encodes MTPTAKLTCLLVDDNEMNRLTLEHLIELTPELELLGSFANAVDCLAFFRDGGQVDIAFLDIEMPMLSGLDLVRILPTPQPDIVLVTSHRDFAINAFELNVTDYVVKPVEFPRFLQAVERVLKRRQVPASQPARADPGAGPAP; translated from the coding sequence ATGACCCCGACCGCTAAGCTTACCTGCCTGCTCGTTGACGACAACGAGATGAACCGGCTGACCCTTGAACACTTAATTGAGCTAACCCCCGAACTGGAGCTGTTGGGCTCGTTCGCTAATGCGGTGGATTGCCTGGCGTTCTTCCGCGATGGTGGCCAGGTCGACATCGCCTTTTTGGATATTGAAATGCCCATGCTTTCGGGGCTGGACCTGGTGCGCATCCTGCCCACGCCCCAGCCCGATATTGTCCTCGTCACCTCGCACCGCGACTTTGCCATCAATGCGTTTGAGCTGAACGTGACCGATTACGTGGTGAAGCCCGTAGAATTCCCTCGGTTTCTGCAGGCCGTGGAGCGCGTACTGAAGCGCCGCCAGGTGCCGGCCAGCCAGCCAGCCAGAGCCGACCCCGGTGCCGGCCCCGCCCCATGA